DNA from Mycolicibacterium alvei:
ATCAGATTGGGCCCGGCGTAGCACAGCGACTCGGTGACACCGCGTCGCGTCCAGAGTTCCCCGCCGATCGCACCGTGTTCGACACCGAACTCTGCGACGCGCGCGGCAACCATGCACGACCCCACCGGGTCCTCGTCGAACACCTGCAGACAGGGGGTGGCGTCACGCACCACGGAAACCCGTCGCTCGTCGACGAGTCGGAACAGCGGCGGTGCCGACATTGGCGAATCCCTCTGCTCAAGCCAAGGCTGGGTGACCCCGCTCACAGGGTCCCTATCAGCTTACGGTCACCACTGGCGAACCGCTGGCATCATCTGAACCCGCTTCGGTTCCCATCTCGGCGGCCAGGCGCATGGCCTCTTCGATCAGAGTCTCGACGATCTGCGCCTCGGGCACGGTCTTGATGACCTCACCCTTGACGAAGATCTGGCCTTTACCGTTGCCCGAGGCAACCCCGAGATCAGCCTCCCGCGCCTCACCCGGACCGTTGACCACACAGCCCATGACGGCCACCCGCAGCGGGACGTCGAGCCCGTCGAGGCCCGCACTGACCGCGTTGGCCAGCGTGTATACGTCGACCTGAGCCCGTCCGCATGACGGGCAGGACACGATCTCCAGGCCACGCGGGCGCAGGTTCAGCGACTCCAGGATCTGATTGCCGACCTTGACCTCTTCGGCCGGCGGCGCCGACAGGGAGACCCGGATGGTGTCGCCGATGCCCTGCGACAGCAATGCGCCGAACGCCACCGCGGACTTGATCGTGCCCTGAAACGCCGGTCCGGCTTCGGTGACACCGAGGTGAAGCGGATAGTCGCACTGGGCGGCCAGTTGGCGGTATGCCTCGACCATGATCACCGGATCGTTGTGCTTGACGCTGATCTTGATGTCGCCGTAGCCGTGCTCCTCGAACAGCGACGCCTCCCACAGCGCGGATTCGACCAGCGCCTCGGGGGTGGCCTTGCCGTACTTCTGCATCAACCGTGGATCCAGTGAGCCGGCGTTGACGCCGATCCGGATCGGGATACCCGCGTCACCGGCGGCCTTGGCCACCTCTTTGACCCGGCCGTCGAACTCCTTGATGTTGCCGGGGTTGACCCGCACGGCCGCGCAGCCGGCGTCGATCGCGGCGAAGATGTACTTGGGCTGGAAGTGGATGTCGGCGATCACCGGGATCTGGCTGTGCCGGGCGATCTCGGCGAGCGCATCGGCATCCTCCTGCCGGGGGCAGGCCACCCGCACGATGTCGCAGCCCGACGCGGTGAGCTCTGCGATCTGCTGCAGCGTCGCATTGACGTCGTGCGTCTTGGTGGTGCACATGGACTGCACCGCGATCGGGTGTTCGCTGCCGACGCCGACACCACCCACGTCGAGCTGGCGGGTCTTGCGTCGCGGTGCCAGGGTCGGCGCCGGGGGCGCGGGCATTCCCAAACCGATGGACGTCATGAGATGGATCTCCTAGTCGAAGATGCTGAGCGGGTTGACCAGATCGGCGGTCACGGTCAACAACATGTAGCTGACCACCACCAGCAACACCACATAGGTGGCGGGCATGAGTTTCAGGTAGTTGACCGGGCCCGCGGCGACTTTGCCGCGGGCGGCACGGATCATGTTGCGGATCTTCTCGTACGTCGCGACCGCGATGTGACCGCCGTCGAAGGGCAGCAGCGGCACCAGGTTGATCGCGCCGAGCACGAAGTTCAACTGCGCCAGGAAGAACCAGAACGCCACCCACAGCCCGGCCTCGACCGTTTCGCCGCCGATGATGCTGGCGCCGACGACGCTGATCGGGGTTTCCTTGTCCCGCTCACCGCCGCCGATCGCCTCCACGAGCGCACCGATCTTGGTCGGGATCTTGGCCAACGACTTGCCGAGCTCAACGGCGAGGTCGCCGGTGAACGAGACCGTCGCGGGCACCGCGGTGATCGCGTTGTACGGCGTCGGCGGCTCACCCCGGGCCTCACTGACGCCGATCGCGCCGACGGTGGTCGGCTCGGTGGCCTCCGTGCTGGTGAACCGCTTGGTCTGGGTCACGTCGACCACGGTCGTGATGGTCTGACCGTCGCGCTTGAGTTCGATCGACACCGGACCGTTGAGTTTGCGGATCTCGGTGGCCATCTGCTTGAAATCCGAGACCGGAGTGTCGCCAACTTTGACGATCTCGTCGCCGGCCTGGATACCGGCCAGCGCCGCAGGACCGGGCCCGGTGCACTCACCCATTTTGTCGAGGCTCAGTTGTGCTGCCACACAACCGGTTTCGCCGACCTTTGCGGTGATGGGCTGATTGATGTTGGGCAGGCCCCACATGATCGCGACCGCGTAGAGGAGCACAAACCCGAGGATGAAGTTCATCGCGGGCCCGGCGAACAACACCGCGACGCGCTTCCACACCTTCTGCTTGTACATCGCATACGGCCGGTCTTCGGGTGCGATCTCATCGACCGAGGTCATACCGGCGATATCGCAGAACCCGCCCAGCGGGATGGCCTTGATGCCGTACTCGGTCTCCCCCAACCGGTTGGGGCGCCGCGTCGACCACAGCGTCGGGCCGAAGCCCACGAAGTAGCGACGCACCTTCATCCCGGTGGCGCGCGCCACCCACATGTGCCCGCATTCGTGCAGGGCCACCGATACCAGGATGGCCAGCGCGAACAGCGCGATGCCGATAGCGAACATCATTTGGTGACGAGCCCTTTTCTCGTGGATTTCTCCTCGACGATGCGACGCGCCCGTTGTTTGGCCCACCGCTGCGCGTCGAGTACTTCTTCCACGGTAGCGGGTTCGGCAGCCCACTGGTCGGCAGCGTGCAACACGTCACCGACGGTGTCGACGATCGCCGGGAACGGGATCCGCTCCCGGAGGAAGGCTGCTGCCGATTCCTCGTTGGCCGCGTTGTAGACCGCGGTCAGGCAGCCGCCGCGCGTTCCGGCCGCCCGCGCCAGATTCACCGCGGGGAACACCTCGTTGTCCAGCGGCAGGAATTCCCAGGTCGAGGCGGTGGTGAAGTCACAGGCCAGGGCCGCCCCGGCCACCCGCTCCGGCCAGCCCAGGGCCAGCGCAATCGGCAGTTTCATGTCGGGTGGGCTGGCCTGAGCCAGTGTCGAGCCATCGGTGAAGGTGGCCATCGAGTGCACGATCGACTGCGGATGCACGACGACCTCGATGCGGTCGTAGTCGATGCCGAACAGGAGATGGGTTTCGATCAACTCCAGCCCCTTGTTGATCAGAGTGGCCGAGTTCAGCGTGTTCATCGGGCCCATCGACCAGGTCGGATGCTTGCCGGCCTGCTCCGGGGTGACCGATTCCAGGTCGGCGGCCGACCATCCGAGGAACGGCCCGCCGGACGCGGTGAGGACGATCTTGGCGACCTCGTCGGCGGTGCCGCCGCGCAGGCACTGGGCCATCGCGGAATGTTCGGAATCCACCGGGACGATCTGTCCTGGTGCGGCCGCCTTGAGCACCAGGGGGCCGCCCGCGACCAGTGACTCCTTGTTGGCCAGGGCCAGACGCGCACCGGTGGCCAGCGCGGCCAGCGTCGGCGTCAGCCCCAACGCCCCGACCAGCGCGTTGAGCACCACGTCGGCTTCGGTGTTCTCGACCAGGCGGGTTGCCGCGTCGGGCCCGGTATAGGTCACGTCGCCGACCTGCTCCGCGGCGGCCGCGTCGGCCACCGCGATGTTGGTGACGCCGGTTGCGGCGCGCTGGGCGGCGAGCAGGTCGGGGTTGCCCCCACCGGCAGCCAGGCCGACGACCTCGAAACGGTCCGGATTGGCCGCGATGACGTCGAGCGCCTGCGTGCCGATGGATCCGGTGCTTCCGAGGATCAGCACGCGCATTCTGTCGCTCACCGGTCCATTGTGCCGCGCTGTGACGGGCGTTCCCTAATGCATGCTGGCCGACGGATCGGCGGTGGCCTCGATCTTGAGCACCAGCCCGTCGCGGATGGTCAGTACCACGCCGGCGAACAGCCGGCGCCGGTCATAGGCCAGCAGCACCGGCTCGGCCGCGCGCACCACCGTCGCCCCCGGCCCGAGATAACGGAGCAGGTTTGTCGCGACGTCCTGCCGACCGTGGTTGACCTGACGCAGGACCGGGTCGGTGAGCACCGCACCGACACCCCAGACGCTCGGGTCGCACCGAGGCCAACGCCTGCAGATCGCCGTTGGCGCACGCCGCGATGAATGCATCGGTGACCTGTCGGTGTTCGTCGGCGCTGACCTCATCCAGCGTCGGTGCGGCGCCGGCCACCTTCGTCCGGGCCCGGCGCGCCAGCTGACGGCACGTCCCGACCGGGAATCGGCCCCGACTAACAGACCTTCGCGATGACCGTCTCGGCGAACTGTTCGATGGGACCCCGGAAACGATCCGTGCCCGTGGCACCGTTGGGCATTGCGAGCCACGGCGCGCACATCACTGCGGTGATGCCGTGTTCCTCGGCCCGCTTGTACAGGTCCGGTGTGGGCGAGTCCAGCAGCGCCAGGATGATCTCGAACGGCTCGTGCTCCCGGCCGTATTCACGTCGAAGTTCGGCCAGTCGGGCGGTGTAGCGGGTCGCCTGCTCCAGGGTGTAGGCGTAGCCGATCCAGCCCTCGCAGGTACGGGCCGCACGCCGCAGCGCCGTCTCGGATTCACCGCCGCACAGGATCGGCACCGGTGCGGGCGGGTGCGGTTCGATCATCATCTCGGGAACCGAGTAGTAGCGCCCTTCGTAGGACACCCAGCCGCCGCGCCAGATCTCGCGCAGTGCCGGGATCATCTCGTCCAGCCGTTTCCCGCGTGTGTCGAAATCCTGACCCATGAGCTCGAACTCCTCGCGCATCCAGCCCACGCCCACCCCGAGCGACACTCGCCCACCGGAGATCACCGCGGCCGTCGCCACCTGCTTGGCCACTTCGAGCAGCGGACGCGCCGGCGCCACGTAGACGGCGTTGGAGAAGCGCAGCCGACGGGTGAGCGCCGCCATTGCCCCGATCAGAACCCAGGAGTCCGGCCAGGCCGTCTCCGGTGCCCACGGCGGCTTACCTGTCGGCGAATCCGGGTACGGCGAGGACAGCTCACGCGGATAGATCATGTGATCCGAGCAGACCATGCCGTGATATCCGGCATCGTCGAGCAACGGAGCAACCGTCAGTGCGTCGGTGGTATCCATGAATGCCGTACCGCTCCAAAACTGCATCTGCAGACCTTCCGTGTGTGTCCGGTGTGTGCACGGGCAGCATGGACACATGCCCACGCTGCTCTGGTTTCGGCGAGACCTGCGCCTTCACGACCATCCCGCCTTGTTGGAGGCCGCCCGACTCGACGGCGCAGTGATGGCCTGCTACGTGCTCGATCCGCGACTGGAGGCCTCCTCGGGTGCGCGTCGCCTCCAGTACCTGTACCGGGCGTTGCGCGACCTGTCCGAGCGCCTCGACGGAAATCTGCTGGTGACTCGCGGCCGACCCGAACAGCGGATTCCGGCGCTGGCCCGGGCCATCAGCGCCACTTCGGTACACGTCTCGCAGGACCACTCGCCGTTCGGTCGGCGGCGCGACGACACGGTCCGGGCGGCTCTCGGCGAGATCGACCTGTGCGCAACAGGATCGGGCTACCTGGTGTCGCCCGGCCGGATAACCAAATCGGATGGTGCGCCGTATCGGGTCTTCACGCCGTTCTTCCGCGCCTGGCGCGGGCACGGTTGGCGTCCTCCTGCCGATTCCGGGCCCGATTCGGCGCGCTGGATCGACCCCGCAGATATCTCCGACGACATCGCCGACCGAGCCGAAATTCCTTCTGTCACAGATGAACTGATGGTCGATGCGGGCGAGCGCGCGGCCGTGTCGCAGTGGCGGGATTTCGTGGCGAAGGGATTGGCCGACTACCCGACCGGGCGCGACCGCCCCGACCTCGACGCCACCAGCCGGATGTCGGCGCACCTCAAGTTCGGCGCCATCCACCCACGAACCATGGCCGTTGACCTCGGCTCCGGCGACGAGGCCTACCTGCGGGAG
Protein-coding regions in this window:
- the ispG gene encoding flavodoxin-dependent (E)-4-hydroxy-3-methylbut-2-enyl-diphosphate synthase — translated: MTSIGLGMPAPPAPTLAPRRKTRQLDVGGVGVGSEHPIAVQSMCTTKTHDVNATLQQIAELTASGCDIVRVACPRQEDADALAEIARHSQIPVIADIHFQPKYIFAAIDAGCAAVRVNPGNIKEFDGRVKEVAKAAGDAGIPIRIGVNAGSLDPRLMQKYGKATPEALVESALWEASLFEEHGYGDIKISVKHNDPVIMVEAYRQLAAQCDYPLHLGVTEAGPAFQGTIKSAVAFGALLSQGIGDTIRVSLSAPPAEEVKVGNQILESLNLRPRGLEIVSCPSCGRAQVDVYTLANAVSAGLDGLDVPLRVAVMGCVVNGPGEAREADLGVASGNGKGQIFVKGEVIKTVPEAQIVETLIEEAMRLAAEMGTEAGSDDASGSPVVTVS
- a CDS encoding M50 family metallopeptidase; the encoded protein is MMFAIGIALFALAILVSVALHECGHMWVARATGMKVRRYFVGFGPTLWSTRRPNRLGETEYGIKAIPLGGFCDIAGMTSVDEIAPEDRPYAMYKQKVWKRVAVLFAGPAMNFILGFVLLYAVAIMWGLPNINQPITAKVGETGCVAAQLSLDKMGECTGPGPAALAGIQAGDEIVKVGDTPVSDFKQMATEIRKLNGPVSIELKRDGQTITTVVDVTQTKRFTSTEATEPTTVGAIGVSEARGEPPTPYNAITAVPATVSFTGDLAVELGKSLAKIPTKIGALVEAIGGGERDKETPISVVGASIIGGETVEAGLWVAFWFFLAQLNFVLGAINLVPLLPFDGGHIAVATYEKIRNMIRAARGKVAAGPVNYLKLMPATYVVLLVVVSYMLLTVTADLVNPLSIFD
- the dxr gene encoding 1-deoxy-D-xylulose-5-phosphate reductoisomerase yields the protein MRVLILGSTGSIGTQALDVIAANPDRFEVVGLAAGGGNPDLLAAQRAATGVTNIAVADAAAAEQVGDVTYTGPDAATRLVENTEADVVLNALVGALGLTPTLAALATGARLALANKESLVAGGPLVLKAAAPGQIVPVDSEHSAMAQCLRGGTADEVAKIVLTASGGPFLGWSAADLESVTPEQAGKHPTWSMGPMNTLNSATLINKGLELIETHLLFGIDYDRIEVVVHPQSIVHSMATFTDGSTLAQASPPDMKLPIALALGWPERVAGAALACDFTTASTWEFLPLDNEVFPAVNLARAAGTRGGCLTAVYNAANEESAAAFLRERIPFPAIVDTVGDVLHAADQWAAEPATVEEVLDAQRWAKQRARRIVEEKSTRKGLVTK
- a CDS encoding TIGR03619 family F420-dependent LLM class oxidoreductase, which codes for MQFWSGTAFMDTTDALTVAPLLDDAGYHGMVCSDHMIYPRELSSPYPDSPTGKPPWAPETAWPDSWVLIGAMAALTRRLRFSNAVYVAPARPLLEVAKQVATAAVISGGRVSLGVGVGWMREEFELMGQDFDTRGKRLDEMIPALREIWRGGWVSYEGRYYSVPEMMIEPHPPAPVPILCGGESETALRRAARTCEGWIGYAYTLEQATRYTARLAELRREYGREHEPFEIILALLDSPTPDLYKRAEEHGITAVMCAPWLAMPNGATGTDRFRGPIEQFAETVIAKVC
- a CDS encoding cryptochrome/photolyase family protein, with the translated sequence MPTLLWFRRDLRLHDHPALLEAARLDGAVMACYVLDPRLEASSGARRLQYLYRALRDLSERLDGNLLVTRGRPEQRIPALARAISATSVHVSQDHSPFGRRRDDTVRAALGEIDLCATGSGYLVSPGRITKSDGAPYRVFTPFFRAWRGHGWRPPADSGPDSARWIDPADISDDIADRAEIPSVTDELMVDAGERAAVSQWRDFVAKGLADYPTGRDRPDLDATSRMSAHLKFGAIHPRTMAVDLGSGDEAYLRELAFRDFYAAVLHHWPDSAWRNWNRDFDAIELDDDEAARQAFAAWKSGRTGFPIVDAGMRQLAATGFMHNRVRMIVASFLVKDLHLPWQWGARWFLDQLIDGDLANNQHGWQWAAGCGTDAAPYFRVFNPGLQGAKFDPDGAYIRRWVPELADVVDVHKLGADRPGSYPEPIADHAEERLEALRRYRRLG